In Malus sylvestris chromosome 16, drMalSylv7.2, whole genome shotgun sequence, the following are encoded in one genomic region:
- the LOC126607377 gene encoding uncharacterized protein LOC126607377, with protein sequence MVSYFSNPGFPPAYTHPSTFSFMVATNEDLFHETLDALFAPYLAKIRHAHELALSVDRDSTPTPMFAISDEGVFYPAPMISDDAAAIDPGQKTIPLVAALTDHVPPLLSSLLLLRALANLPVRPPSNSNASLANSPDQLLYSNDIVAASIPLQNVEKTRPVAMVTITPLFPFSATFSTESAHAHNHKPVLSTKETTTMAHVLGFPLKNAGATKYVGLSHTNTTKHRHEVFRSLIHNLSHKKAKWHWFLKCLLTCYTDGKLGTNDVYLNEINGWVNMYEVGKLVMVLNAEKVFDELANRQSKDAAGNLFDRMTPLFHNMVVCSQFCITEGEFWNVWDPGGRLAKILRVMLCSKHQENHCEKYPQFLSHSCTHQSCNAFY encoded by the coding sequence ATGGTATCATACTTCTCGAATCCTGGTTTCCCTCCTGCGTACACGCACCCATCTACGTTTTCTTTCATGGTTGCTACGAACGAGGATTTGTTTCACGAGACCCTAGATGCTCTATTCGCACCCTACCTTGCTAAGATCCGTCATGCCCATGAGTTAGCTCTCAGTGTTGATAGGGACTCCACTCCAACCCCTATGTTCGCTATCAGCGATGAGGGAGTTTTTTATCCCGCCCCGATGATTTCCGATGACGCTGCAGCAATCGACCCCGGTCAGAAAACAATTCCACTAGTCGCTGCATTAACTGATCACGTTCCGCCATTGCTCTCGTCATTGCTGTTATTGAGAGCTCTAGCAAATCTTCCTGTCAGGCCACCATCGAATTCGAACGCTTCATTGGCAAATTCACCCGACCAGCTGCTATACTCAAATGATATTGTAGCAGCCTCAATTCCATTGCAGAATGTTGAAAAAACCAGGCCCGTTGCGATGGTGACCATAACACCGTTATTTCCATTTTCAGCAACCTTTAGCACTGAATCAGCCCACGCTCACAATCACAAACCCGTTTTGAGCACCAAGGAAACTACAACAATGGCGCATGTTCTGGGTTTTCCTCTTAAGAATGCAGGAGCTACTAAATATGTAGGTCTATCTCATACAAACACCACGAAACATCGCCATGAGGTTTTCAGATCTTTGATTCATAATTTGTCACACAAGAAGGCCAAATGGCATTGGTTTTTGAAATGTTTACTTACATGTTATACTGATGGAAAATTAGGGACGAATGATGTTTATTTGAATGAGATTAATGGGTGGGTCAACATGTATGAGGTTGGAAAATTGGTGATGGTTTTGAATGCAGAGAAAGTGTTTGATGAACTAGCTAATAGACAAAGCAAGGATGCTGCAGGAAACCTCTTCGATCGAATGACACCTCTTTTTCATAACATGGTTGTATGCTCTCAGTTTTGCATAACTGAGGGTGAATTCTGGAATGTATGGGATCCGGGCGGTAGATTAGCAAAAATTCTAAGGGTGATGCTCTGTTCCAAGCACCAAGAGAACCATTGTGAAAAGTACCCTCAATTTTTATCCCACAGCTGCACTCAtcaatcatgcaatgcattttacTAG